A section of the Paramisgurnus dabryanus chromosome 4, PD_genome_1.1, whole genome shotgun sequence genome encodes:
- the enam gene encoding enamelin isoform X1 yields the protein MKLVVFLMCVLGSTLAAPALDSGSNEQAAADNANTALHLMELYRMIGKLQQQAGPAVAAPVDAQSQVLPQGPQQVFNPAPKGDGSDEEDTPFNAFYAHHASQPAQPAAPLNSDEAEAAEEAEAAEVAEGPEPTEAAPAVDAGTASDITITVAAADPVPDATAAPVAVQPSDIPQEPLVVIETDITVVAPEATVGAEQVAEATALPVV from the exons ATGAAACTCGTTGTGTTCCTGATGTGTGTGCTTGGCTCCACACTAGCTGCACCT GCGCTCGACAGTGGCAGCAATGAG CAGGCAGCAGCTGATAACGCTAACACAGCTTTACACCTGATGGAGCTTTACAGAATGATAGGAAAACTGCAACAACAG GCAGGACCTGCTGTGGCTGCACCAGTTGAT GCACAGTCTCAGGTTTTACCTCAAGGACCCCAGCAG GTATTCAATCCTGCACCCAAGGGAGATGGATCAGATGAGGAAGACACG CCGTTTAACGCCTTTTACGCTCACCATGCCTCCCAGCCCGCACAGCCGGCTGCCCCATTAAACTCAGATGAGGCCGAAGCCGCAGAAGAGGCTGAGGCAGCTGAGGTAGCAGAAGGACCTGAGCCCACCGAAGCCGCCCCAGCTGTGGATGCCGGCACTGCCAGTGACATCACCATTACCGTTGCGGCTGCTGACCCGGTTCCTGATGCCACTGCAGCTCCTGTTGCTGTCCAGCCATCCGACATCCCCCAGGAACCGTTGGTCGTCATAGAAACTGACATCACTGTGGTTGCACCCGAAGCTACCGTTGGTGCAGAACAGGTGGCTGAAGCCACAGCTCTGCCTGTGGTGTAA
- the enam gene encoding enamelin isoform X2 yields the protein MKLVVFLMCVLGSTLAAPALDSGSNEAAADNANTALHLMELYRMIGKLQQQAGPAVAAPVDAQSQVLPQGPQQVFNPAPKGDGSDEEDTPFNAFYAHHASQPAQPAAPLNSDEAEAAEEAEAAEVAEGPEPTEAAPAVDAGTASDITITVAAADPVPDATAAPVAVQPSDIPQEPLVVIETDITVVAPEATVGAEQVAEATALPVV from the exons ATGAAACTCGTTGTGTTCCTGATGTGTGTGCTTGGCTCCACACTAGCTGCACCT GCGCTCGACAGTGGCAGCAATGAG GCAGCAGCTGATAACGCTAACACAGCTTTACACCTGATGGAGCTTTACAGAATGATAGGAAAACTGCAACAACAG GCAGGACCTGCTGTGGCTGCACCAGTTGAT GCACAGTCTCAGGTTTTACCTCAAGGACCCCAGCAG GTATTCAATCCTGCACCCAAGGGAGATGGATCAGATGAGGAAGACACG CCGTTTAACGCCTTTTACGCTCACCATGCCTCCCAGCCCGCACAGCCGGCTGCCCCATTAAACTCAGATGAGGCCGAAGCCGCAGAAGAGGCTGAGGCAGCTGAGGTAGCAGAAGGACCTGAGCCCACCGAAGCCGCCCCAGCTGTGGATGCCGGCACTGCCAGTGACATCACCATTACCGTTGCGGCTGCTGACCCGGTTCCTGATGCCACTGCAGCTCCTGTTGCTGTCCAGCCATCCGACATCCCCCAGGAACCGTTGGTCGTCATAGAAACTGACATCACTGTGGTTGCACCCGAAGCTACCGTTGGTGCAGAACAGGTGGCTGAAGCCACAGCTCTGCCTGTGGTGTAA
- the cnga1a gene encoding cyclic nucleotide gated channel subunit alpha 1a produces MPVVPTLGGVAVPSQMSPIMEVDTEEDQEDLIPAPNAGRFFNINNSNNNDEEEKKNKKKKEKKEKKEKKDKKEKKEKKQKKQMKLKEEKEKENEKEKEKEKEKEKEKVKEEGPKEVFVINPAGLLYYQWLFIITIPVMYNWTVIIARACFEELQHDYILIWFFLDYTSDLLYLADMAFRARTGYLEQGLLVKDEKLLLQRYTDSFQFRIDVVSMLPTDIFYFVLGLDYPEIRINKLLRLNRMFEFFKISETMTNYPNIFRICTLVMYIIIIIHWNACLYFSFSKSIGFGSDPWVYPALTEPEFDQLLRKYSFSLYWSTLTLTTIGETPSPELDSEFFFHVVDFLVGVLIFATIVGNIATMISNMNAAQAQFQARIDNIKQYMHARHVSKDLENRVIKWFDYLWNNKKAQDEREVLRYLPDKLRAEIGMNVHLDTLKKVRIFADCEAGLLIELVLKLQPQVFSPGDYICRKGDIGREMYIIKDGKLAVVADDGVTQFCVLGDGSYFGEISILNIKGSKAGNRRTANIRSIGYSDLFCLSKDDLMEALTEYPDAKAMLEDKGREILLKDGLLELDPTKLKPDERDLEYRVNRIYSTLQIMQTKVMKLIAEHAETNKNIKKQIVEIERYAGEEVEDEDEEEEKTEKAIQEEATKEEKMEDETEEKKEGDPEKQRSDKDKEMTGEVTKEEKEEKDWEP; encoded by the exons ATGCCTGTTGTACCTACATTAGGAGGTGTTGCAGTACCATCCCAAATGTCTCCGATAATGGAGGTGGACACAGAGGAGGATCAGGAAGACCTGATTCCTGCTCCAAATGCAGGACGTTTTTTTAACATcaacaacagcaacaacaatgATGA GGAAGAAAAGAAGAACAAGAAGAAAAAGGAGAAAAAAGAGAAGAAGGAGAAGAAAGA caaaaaagaaaagaaagagaagAAGCAGAAAAAGCAGATGAAACTGAAAGAAGAGAAGgagaaagaaaatgaaaaagaaaaagagaaggagaaggaaaaagaaaaggaaaaagTTAAAGAGGAGGG GCCTAAAGAGGTGTTTGTGATTAACCCAGCGGGACTTCTGTATTATCAATGGCTGTTTATAATCACCATTCCTGTCATGTATAATTGGACAGTTATCATTGCAAG AGCCTGTTTTGAGGAACTGCAACATGATTATATACTGATATGGTTCTTCTTGGACTACACCTCTGACCTGCTTTACTTAGCTGACATGGCCTTCAGAGCTCGAACAG GTTACCTGGAACAAGGCTTGCTTGTCAAAGATGAAAAGCTCCTGCTTCAGCGGTACACAGACAGCTTCCAGTTCCGCATCGACGTGGTCTCCATGTTACCCACAGACATCTTCTACTTTGTTTTAGGGCTAGACTACCCCGAGATCCGCATTAACAAGCTGCTTCGCCTGAACCGCATGTTTGAGTTCTTCAAAATCTCAGAAACGATGACCAACTACCCCAACATTTTCCGGATCTGCACCTTGGTCATGTACATAATCATCATTATCCACTGGAACGCGTGCCTCTACTTTTCCTTCTCTAAGTCCATTGGGTTTGGATCAGATCCATGGGTGTATCCCGCTCTCACTGAACCGGAGTTTGACCAGCTGTTACGAAAATATTCCTTCAGCCTGTACTGGTCCACACTTACCCTTACCACCATTGGAGAGACGCCTTCACCCGAGCTTGACTCTGAATTCTTCTTTCATGTGGTTGACTTCCTGGTGGGCGTCCTGATTTTTGCCACCATTGTGGGCAATATTGCCACCATGATCTCCAACATGAACGCTGCCCAGGCACAGTTTCAGGCACGGATTGACAACATTAAACAATACATGCATGCGCGCCACGTCAGTAAAGACTTGGAGAATCGTGTCATCAAGTGGTTTGACTACCTGTGGAATAACAAGAAGGCACAAGATGAAAGAGAAGTCTTGAGGTACCTACCAGACAAGTTACGGGCAGAGATAGGCATGAATGTGCACTTGGATACGCTCAAGAAGGTACGGATCTTTGCGGATTGCGAGGCTGGTTTGTTAATAGAGTTGGTGCTGAAGCTTCAGCCTCAGGTCTTCAGTCCTGGTGACTACATCTGTCGCAAGGGTGATATCGGACGTGAGATGTACATCATAAAGGATGGCAAGCTTGCTGTGGTGGCTGATGACGGCGTCACTCAGTTTTGCGTTCTTGGAGACGGGAGCTACTTCGGTGAAATCAGCATTCTGAACATAAAGGGCAGCAAAGCTGGAAATCGTAGAACGGCCAATATTCGAAGCATTGGGTACTCAGATCTCTTCTGTCTGTCCAAGGATGATCTGATGGAAGCTCTAACGGAATATCCTGATGCTAAGGCTATGTTGGAGGATAAAGGGAGAGAGATTCTGCTGAAGGATGGTCTGCTGGAGTTGGACCCTACAAAACTGAAACCGGATGAGAGGGACTTGGAGTACCGCGTGAACCGGATCTACAGCACGCTGCAGATCATGCAGACCAAAGTGATGAAGCTGATAGCAGAACACGCagagacaaataaaaacatcaaaaaacaGATTGTAGAGATAGAGCGGTATGCCGGGGAAGAGGTAGAGGATGAAGATGAAGAGGAGGAAAAGACAGAAAAAGCGATACAAGAGGAGGCCACAAAGGAGGAGAAGATGGAAGATGAGACAGAGGAAAAGAAAGAAGGAGATCCAGAAAAACAGAGGTCAGATAAAGATAAGGAAATGACGGGAGAAGTGACGAAGGAGGAAAAGGAGGAAAAAGATTGGGAACCGTAA